The genome window TATCTATTATCCCATGAGTTTTCCTCATCTATGGGAACAAGCAGAGGGGTACAGATGATTTTTATTCGGTTAATTAAGTTATCTACCTATTTTGCTTTTTCGTTAAACTAtcggtttgttttgttttaggaGGGTGTACCAGGAATATTGTGAAGCCATGAGTACTCTATCTCTGGAGATCATGGAGCTTCTGGGAATGAGTCTTGGAGTTGGCCAAAAGTACTTCAGAGAATACTTTGAAGGACATGATTCAATAATGAGATTGAACTATTACCCACTATGCCAAAAGCCAGATCTAACCCTAGGAACGGGTCCACATTGCGATCCCACATCTTTAACAGTCCTTCACGAAGATCAAGTTGGCGGACTTCAAGTGTTCGTAGATGACAAATGGCACTATATTGGTCCCAACCCAGATGCTTTTGTTGTCAACATTGGTGACACATTTATGGTGAGATTATCAAGTTAATTTTTGAAGTTAAATTACATATAGTTTGCATGTtccatgaaaaattaaattttgtgatGCCTGTGTTTTGCATGCATCAAGAACATGTTGTGAGTTAATAGGAGCGAATCAAGAGAACAGCGATGGTAAAAAGTTTGGGTATATAAAGTCGCTCTTAGTTGACTACTTTTGATTATGTGATTCATGTTCCCTAGcctttcatttttaataaaaaattctccACCTAAGGGCCAGTTTGTACGTACCACATACTTTCATAACCGAAAGGTTATAAATATCATTTTGTTCCAAAATAGATTAGatgcttcttgttttttttctgGATTGTCCCAATATATATGCATTTCTAAAAATGAAAGGATTTATCTATTTATCTTTTCATATTATCATCAAATATAGATGCACCCTTTTTTACCCACCTAAGGGTATTTTAGGAAGATTGTTATTTATAAAAACAGGTAAAAAttctcatctatatatatatatatatgtgtgtgtgtgtaaaaaaaaatgtatgaaagaTGTGAAATAAATTGTGTGAGAAAATCATTACCGATCTTataatttctattaaaaaataaaatgacaatctATGTGTATTGCAACTTTGAGCCTTGACAACTTAAAAGTTGAGATAGGGAGTAATAAAGGTTAAATGTGCAAACTTTCAGGCCCTTTCAAATGGGATTTACAAGAGTTGCTTGCACAGAGCAGTGGTAAACAACAGAAGTGTTAGGAAATCTCTTGCGTTCTTTTTATGCCCAAGGAGGGACCAAGTTGTGACTCCACCAGGAAGCTTGGTCAATGCTGAAAATCCAAGAGCATATCCAGACTTTACATGGCCGACTTTTCTCGAATTCACGCAGAAACATTACCGGGCCGACATGAAAACCCTTGATGCTTTCTCAAACTGGCTTCAACAGAATCATCATCACAAGGGTATCCAAGAAAACACAAAATGATAATTTTGAACTGTCCGTTACCCATTATGTTGACATGAATGGGCAGAGAGTGAGAAGTGAAGGATTTGGTGTTTTTTGGTGGGACTGTGAGGAAAAAGGTAACAGAAACACCAAAAAGGAGGCCTTTTTTTGGAATTAGCTTCTAGTGTGGTAGTGTTGGAAAGAATCATCAATCATGTATTGTGAACTAAGCAAATTATAGGAATAAAGAGCTTATAATGGGCTCCACATGCATGTTAAATTTTCGTTGTGTCAAAACAACTACGTATATATGTATGTTAAATGCGACCTAATAGGTGCATTTTTGTTGTATTACAATTTCCTTCACTTCATGCTAATTAAAATCTAACAAATTGTACGGATATAGTTCCTTTTAAGGGCATTTTTGCAATTcaatttatgtatattttatttttttagtctcTTGTACAGAGAGaattaaagttaaaaatctTCATTCCCACttattataactattgaataataataataaaatctctCAAAAAGAACATTAGGGCTACCTTTTCAACCCATGAAAGGATAAGCCCGTTTCATTTGCATggacttaattaatttaatacaacaaaatatgttcaagtgatatatatatatatatatatatatatatattgtgttagCATATTTGACTTTGAAATTTGCATAACTTTCCATTTTCCGTACAAAAGAAAAgggaataaataaaaaggtgCTTCAAGAACCAACAGGGGACTATTATTTGTTCTTCCAACCACAGTCACTTATCTTCACAGCTAAGATAATCTCCATCAAGGCcacaatgaaatttttatttgattaaattaagaggaaaacaaaaattggtAATAATGGACCTGCAAATACTAGTTTAATAAGAAAAGACAGGCTCTATTGATGTTACAACTCAACATTTATACATTCGAATAGGATTATATACAACCTTTATGCAACACTATTGGTCTTCTTCATGCACTTACCTCAAGTTGCTATTCTGCTTTGATTGTGAGGGGGATAAAAGTGCCATCAACTTGCAgctaaaatttatcaaaaaaaaaatgaaaacttacaACGGAAGGCTTTATTTACTAACTTGCAGCTTCAGTTAGTTTCAATCAAAagaaactaattattattattttataataaatgaatataatatatattagtgGATGCCTTATactgtgaggttttaataaactgtacataaaacttgaaaatttaaaaCTGATCAAATAAGCCAAGTGATACATAGATTAATGCTTAGTttagcttaaaaaaattaagataatttATCTACTTATACTAGACACACATCCTCAGAAGTAGCcctttatgatcattaattggATGAAACCTTGTAAAAGTAACCCTTAAATTTTTAGTTGAATTTTGTCTTCtggctaagagagagagagagagagagatgctaTGTTTTGAAAGCAAACTGGCTTTTTCTACAAATAAAGTTGCTTGAAGATTAAATGGTCCAAAAACCAAATCAATCAACATCATAAACAGAAATCTTCAACcgtgtaaaaactaaaaacttcaCGTTTCATCTTTTCACGTGGAAATAAAAGCTTATGAGTTCATTGCTATTCttgatcaaattaaatattgttttctAGTCCACCAACTTGGGTCCCCAAAGGCCcaaactcatcaacaagttCCTTTTATAGACACTCTCCCAACACTTCttatagtaaaatatttttcatgttgttattaaaagaatatatataagaGTTTTTCCAGAATTATGATCAAGGTCTAAAAGCCTGtcttaatatttcaatttttgaaacGCTCAAATATCGACATAAACAATTGGATTTTAAGTTTAACTAGCAATATAGAGTTAaaacaatcaagaacaaaagTCAATTTGGTAGGTATGATTAGTACTCCAAATATATAGGAAGATCTCATATATGACAGATTGATAgttaattttcatatttgttgATCGACTCCAATAACAAGCTAGTTTTTCTGTTTCTgttaaatttatcatatatgCTCCTCGTTtgtatactatttttttcaccTATACAGCTATACTATCTTTTGTATTCTGTCCTAAGTTTaattaatatagtttttttagTTTGGTATGCACACCATGTTTGCCTTCTGTGGCTAATTAAAGATGAGATAGGCTACTACCGCGCATCCTTGGCGTGATGGACTGATAGTCACTCTATAAGTACAAAGTTCTTGTAAAGTGTAGGAAGTAAGGGTCGGAATTCAAGTATTTATAAAGGAGTTTTACACACATGTAtatttagattaggttagagtagaagagagtagaatttctaatttatatatatataataaataaataaataaataaataaataaataaagaaaagagaagaaggaagatgaGATAGGTTTAGTCTGGCAGTGTCAACTTGCTGTACTAGAATCAAGTGGAAGAGTATCTGACCAACCCCTCTAAAAAGAAATGGTGAAAGAGTGTAGATACGACACTAATTGTTTAATGAAAGgttactttcagtaataaacTTGGCAGAGATCGGTCCAAAACTCGTGCATACTGGATCCGTTGAGATATGGACATGAGATAACTTTTTCATATCTCAACGGATATAATACATAAGAGCATTGGACACAAGCAGATTCCACAATACACTTCTCATAACACAAATATCCACGTCTTTGTCATGACTCATGCAGAATTATCATCAACTTACTATGAAATGATTACCTTGTATTGGTTAAAGTTATCCTAATATAATATTGATGTCAAGAAGCAACGAAAAAAATAAGAGACTGCACCTTGATTAATGGTCCCATCACTTgaaaattaacattttatttGTCTTAATTGGACAAGAAGCTGATTTGTTTTCAGAAAACAGTTCTAACAAGAATGCGACTCCTATGACCTTGAGAATATACTATAATATAAGTTTGGCATTGCTTTATCACTCACATGAACCGCCAATCCACAAAAGTCACTGCAACTTCCATGTGTCTTTTTCATCCGACTAGGcaaactttgttttatttagagagaaaatgatgGATTTAGCCTATCACTAATTAGAGGCAGCTTCGTCAGTTTTCTCTCTGATAATGACCCAAATGTTAAAAACCAGGAAGTGATAACACCATGATTGAAaagcaacataaaaaataagtaagaAGCATCGTTCAAGAATTCACCTATATAACTTTGGACCTGCTCCGATTGTTTTAATTGAAAATCTTGTATAaaggtaggttttttttttttttttttttttttttttttttgtattttatagtGTTTAATAGCatcataaattatatttagagattgtgggttctagttatctcaactggtaaagtctcttatggttatataagagatttggagttcaTAAGGAGCGGATCACGccatataaattgaaactctctttaaaaaaatatatatatatatatatatatattttttttttacagattgTTTtctgcagttttttttttttttaaacaactttatcttataataagctaaataagggaagttatgaaattgtttttcaattcatttaagGTTACtaccaaacataagaaaataagatagttttataggaaatattttttgaaaaatgactcataAAGATGTGCATGCTTTACATCATCGCTGGAACAAGCAGAGTCAGAAGATGTACATGTGTCACATAATTATGAATGAATTTCATAAAGAGCAAATATGTACATCAAATGCTTAAAGATTTTATTCTGAATGCCACAGCAATTTCTTATTGCCTCGCGACATAATCAGAAATGGCTAAAGATAATCCGAACCGCTCGCATTGTGCATATATATTTAATCGATAGCGATTTTCacaaaggtttttattttttatccctGAAACAGCAGAATGACTAAACTACTCTAATGGCTGTCCAATTAGATTGGCACTGGCTTGattcaacttttttcttttataggaCCAGGGCTTGATAGAAActctaataaaatttataataagctaaataagggaagttatgaaattgtttttcaattcatttaagGTTACtaccaaacataagaaaataagatagttttataggaaatattttttgaaaaatgactcataAAGATGTGCATGCTTTACATCATCGCTGGAACAAGCAGAGTCAGAAGATGTACATGTGTCACATAATTATGAATGAATTTCATAAAGAGCAAATATGTACATCAAATGCTTAAAGATTTTATTCTGAATGCCACAGCAATTTCTTATTGCCTCGCGACATAATCAGAAATGGCTAAAGATAATCCGAACCGCTCGCATTGTGCATATATATTTAATCGATAGCGATTTTCacaaaggtttttattttttatccctGAAACAGCAGAATGACTAAACTACTCTAATGGCTGTCCAATTAGATTGGCACTGGCTTGattcaacttttttcttttataggaCCAGGGCTTGATAGAAActctaataaaatttaaataggtACGGTAATAtagtctttatttatttgtttgttttttttttttttttaatgagaaaacaTAGTCTTTAAAGTGTACACACACACTTGCATGCCAAACAGCCAAAGGATCTCTTGACCTAGTGGACTGGCGCCTCCAGCTTCTCCCAAAGGAATTTGACTTCTCAGAGCAAATTAAAGTCGTATCTATATATCTGTACTTGAATTACTTGGCCTTTCGATCGTTTCGTTAAGCAGAGTATGAAAGAGGACAAAACTCActttataaaactatatatttatatctatatatagatataaCATATGTtatgataataacaataacaataattacTTCTCTCGGAATTTAAAGGAATGAAACTTTTTCCCAAAATTTAAAGGGAATGACACTTTCCTTATTTGAGATTTGAAGAAATTCGACAAATTAATTAGTCACTCAGTTAACAACAGTAACAGAATATTCcaagtttaagaaaaaaaaaaaattgatcaagcCCTAATTACCATGGTTAGTGAAAGCTTTTTGGATTAAATATTTCAATTCCTTTTCTCCAaaattctatattaaaaaaaaatgaaaatttattttgcacAATCCCAGTACTAGTAGCAAGCAACTCCAAGCAGGTATGGTGAACAACTGCTTTGGGTTTAAAGTTTATACactagtgtaattttttttttttttttttggtttattccaTTAGGAATTAGCGGGtgttttatgcttttttttttcccgacttatttaataaatttgagtATTTTCTctgatttttctatttttttcaaaagcttCATTCGGTTACTGTTCACCATAAATGCCTAGAGTTGCTTATTACTCGTGTTGTGCAAATAATTTACTAGTAGAAGTATTTTTTGTGGGTAAGTTTGTTGATAAGGAATGGTAATATTTAGCCCAAAAAACTCTTATGGATCATATATAACTATAGGGCTTGGTCAAGgaatgttttcaaattttggaatatttagttattaatttacAATAGAATGATTAATTAATGCGTAGATTTTCTTCAAATCGCAAGGAAATGGAATGTTATTTCCCTTAAGTTTTGGAGTGAAGTATCATTCCTTCAAATATTATGGAAGATTTTTGTAATatatcttaataataataataataataaaataaaaaaataaatattctttaattttcaaaGTTATAAAgagtattaaattattatatgttACTCAAAACCAATTATAACTCACCCTTTTATAGGATTAAATGAATCCAACAATAAACAAATTCTATGTATAGTCTTTTTTACAATTCTCTTATTTGGagtttttcttaatatattaattaaaagagatgggttcaagttacacctggtgtaactctaaagagttacatcttttttaaattattgaatttaagtagatccaacggtcAAATAAAGGCCttaattaatgctaatattttgATTAAGATCTTATTAATTATCcctcatttattatattttatatctatctctaaacccaaaaaaagtgttatatttgactctctctctaCGTTTCTCTCACTGTCTATCATAACAAACCTTGAAGCCTGTTTATCCATAGATTCTTCAATACCCTATGAAATTTCAGATAGAGATGTAGAGTTCTTGTCACTCACAAGACCACTGACATAGCTTACAGTCACTCCAAAATTAGCACCAAAACTTCCAAAATTCAACTTGGTTATTTCAGACTCTCCATGGATGCTAAAGTTGGTTGTTGCTGCCTGTATTCCTTGAATTGGTAAGTCAGTCCGTATGTAATCTAGGGTAGatgatttttattcttatttggGGCATGTGTACTTTTAAATAAGAGTTTGTTGATTTGGttatctaattaatttaaaaaataataataataaaagaaaagaaaaaagaagagtttGCTTATTTGTAAGCTAAGTTATGGTTGTAATAATTATCTGATGTTTTCTGAACATTGTATATGTGTTTTGCTACTTGAAAACTATagattttgtcattttctgtctCTATTGCCTAGTTGATTCTCTTTTGAATGAATTATTGCCATTGTAGGCATGTGTTTTTGTCAATCTTCTTGTTGGAGGAGTTACATCTTCCACAACGTCAGCTTGTTATTCTTCTAAACCATATCCATGTCCCTGAGTTTGAAAGAACCAAGTTGAGTTTTGGAAGTTTTGATGCTGATTTTGGAGTGACTACAAGCTGTGTTAGTGGTCCTGAGAGTGACAAGAGCTCTACATCTCTATCTGAAATTTCACAGGGTATTGAAGAATCTGTGGATGAAGAGGCTTCAAGATTTGCTATGATAGACAGTGAGAGAAAcgttgagagagagagtcagaagTAACAC of Quercus lobata isolate SW786 chromosome 8, ValleyOak3.0 Primary Assembly, whole genome shotgun sequence contains these proteins:
- the LOC115954767 gene encoding LOW QUALITY PROTEIN: gibberellin 20 oxidase 1-like (The sequence of the model RefSeq protein was modified relative to this genomic sequence to represent the inferred CDS: deleted 1 base in 1 codon), with product MPLMLPSKLPSPANETNNENDKKKALVFDSSVLQYESNIPSHFIWPDHEKPCAELPELLVPPIDLKAFLSGDPLAVSNASRLVNEACKKHGFFLVTNHGVDSSLLLKAHEYTDNFFGIKLSEKQRAQRKHGEHCGYASSFTGRFSSKLPWKETLSFRYCDSDHSSKIVQDYLLNVMGEDFRQFGRVYQEYCEAMSTLSLEIMELLGMSLGVGQKYFREYFEGHDSIMRLNYYPLCQKPDLTLGTGPHCDPTSLTVLHEDQVGGLQVFVDDKWHYIGPNPDAFVVNIGDTFMALSNGIYKSCLHRAVVNNRSVRKSLAFFLCPRRDQVVTPPGSLVNAENPRAYPDFTWPTFLEFTQKHYRADMKTLDAFSNWLQQNHHHKGIQENQNDNFELSVTHYVDMNGQRVRSEGFGVFWWDCEEKGNRNTKKEAFFWN